The Arachis ipaensis cultivar K30076 chromosome B07, Araip1.1, whole genome shotgun sequence genome includes a window with the following:
- the LOC107606341 gene encoding inositol transporter 4 produces the protein MALDARCSRRSCFGSVHIDVYPSLSHLDGCIGSKEDEAKQILSKIYPPNEVEEEIKLMRESIETEKAEEGSIGQNLGQKLKGALANEVIRRALYAGIIVQVTQQFVGINTIMYYSPTIVQFAGIALNSTALAVSLVTSGLNAFHGSFLFF, from the exons ATGGCGTTGGATGCTCGGTGTAGCAGGCGTTCTTGCTTTGGTTCAGTTCATATTGATGTTTATCCCTCCCTGAGTCACCTAGATGGTTGTATAGGCAG TAAGGAAGACGAGGCAAAGCAAATTCTGTCGAAGATTTATCCCCCCAACGAAGTTGAAGAGGAGATCAAGTTGATGCGTGAATCCATCGAAACAGAGAAGGCAGAGGAAGGCTCGATTGGGCAAAACCTAGGACAGAAACTCAAGGGTGCATTAGCTAATGAAGTTATACGAAGAGCACTCTACGCAGGCATCATAGTGCAAGTTACTCAGCAGTTTGTTGGCATTAACACTATCATGTATTACAGCCCTACCATTGTTCAATTCGCTGGAATAGCCTTGAATTCCACGGCTCTTGCGGTTTCTCTGGTTACTTCTGGTCTGAATGCCTTCCACggctcttttttgtttttctga